In one window of bacterium DNA:
- a CDS encoding class II fumarate hydratase yields MKYRTEHDALGEVRIPADALWGAQTQRAVENFPVSGEPMPRAVLYALARIKLCAAEINVELAVIDRARGEAIKSAALEVLEGTHDAQFPVDIYQTGSGTSTNMNMNEVLSHLATAQLQKQGNNDTRVHPNDHVNAGQSSNDVMPTAMHVAILQEAENALLPNMQKLHNTLREKAAAFDGIMKVGRTHLQDATPLTLGEEFSGYARQVEQGMRRIRQSTESLRELPMGGTAVGTGLNAHPDFARSVIEALSEQLGISFREAENHFEAQGARDAAVEYSSALKTVSVSLMKIANDLRWMSSGPDAGLAEITLPALQPGSSIMPGKLNPVIPEAVAMVCARVMGNDVTVTVAGQSGNFELNVMIPVLAATLLESTTLLANATDIFAMKCIVGIEPNRDRLRSMSRANHMTVTALVPQIGHEAAVAIAQKASSSGRSIRDVAGERTELSAEQLDELLGTRDEDN; encoded by the coding sequence ATGAAATACAGAACCGAACATGACGCACTTGGAGAAGTCCGCATTCCCGCCGACGCGCTCTGGGGCGCACAGACGCAGCGCGCGGTCGAAAACTTCCCGGTGAGCGGCGAACCGATGCCGCGAGCTGTCCTGTACGCCCTCGCCCGTATCAAGCTCTGTGCCGCAGAAATCAACGTGGAGCTGGCCGTGATTGATCGTGCCCGTGGTGAGGCCATCAAATCCGCGGCCCTGGAAGTGCTGGAAGGAACGCACGACGCGCAGTTTCCGGTGGATATCTATCAGACCGGCTCCGGGACGTCCACGAACATGAACATGAACGAGGTGCTGTCGCATCTCGCCACCGCGCAGCTGCAGAAGCAGGGAAACAACGATACGCGGGTCCATCCCAACGATCACGTGAATGCCGGACAGTCGAGCAATGATGTCATGCCCACGGCCATGCATGTGGCGATTCTGCAGGAAGCAGAGAACGCGCTGCTGCCGAATATGCAGAAACTGCATAATACGCTGCGGGAAAAAGCCGCGGCATTTGACGGCATCATGAAAGTGGGACGCACGCATCTGCAGGATGCAACGCCGCTGACGCTGGGTGAGGAATTCAGCGGATATGCGCGACAGGTGGAGCAGGGGATGCGGCGCATCAGGCAGTCTACCGAATCATTGCGCGAACTGCCGATGGGAGGAACGGCGGTGGGCACTGGACTGAACGCGCATCCCGATTTTGCGCGCAGTGTCATTGAAGCGCTCAGCGAACAGCTCGGGATTTCCTTCCGCGAAGCGGAAAATCACTTCGAAGCGCAGGGCGCACGCGATGCGGCGGTGGAGTATTCCTCGGCATTGAAAACCGTGTCCGTCAGTCTGATGAAAATCGCCAACGATCTGCGGTGGATGTCCTCCGGACCCGATGCGGGACTCGCGGAAATCACGCTCCCTGCGCTGCAGCCCGGTTCGTCCATTATGCCCGGCAAGCTGAATCCCGTCATCCCCGAAGCCGTCGCCATGGTCTGTGCTCGCGTCATGGGCAACGACGTCACGGTGACGGTGGCGGGACAGAGCGGGAATTTCGAACTCAATGTGATGATTCCCGTCCTTGCAGCAACGCTGCTCGAATCCACCACCCTGCTGGCAAATGCGACTGACATTTTCGCCATGAAATGTATCGTCGGCATCGAGCCCAATCGCGATCGCCTGCGCAGCATGTCCCGAGCAAATCATATGACCGTCACGGCGCTCGTGCCGCAAATCGGACACGAAGCCGCGGTTGCCATCGCGCAGAAAGCCTCCAGCAGCGGCCGCAGCATCCGCGATGTCGCCGGTGAGCGCACAGAGCTCTCCGCTGAGCAGTTGGACGAACTTCTGGGGACCCGGGACGAAGACAATTGA
- a CDS encoding NAD(P)/FAD-dependent oxidoreductase, producing MMERKRRVVVLGGGFAGAYCAQQLERRVDRSATEIILIDKRNYFVFYPLLVEAGTGSLEPRHAVVALRHFLKHTVFRMGRVQSIDFDQRRVRFMQEDPFDSGELEYDHLVIALGSVTNLPPVEGLREHGFELKQLRDAVALRDRAIQLLELADATDDEAKRRALLHFVVVGGSFTGVEVAGEFDVFLKEASRDYANVRASDCRITLLEMQDRILPALDEELSAYASEQLSRRGVDIRTGQTVSSVHRDHAMCSDGERLDAHTLIWAAGIAPAPLISHLDVPTDERGYILCERDLRVKGHEAIWAIGDCAVNIDANGDAYPATAQHAVRQAEAAAKNIAAVLRGEKASPCDIKPRGTLAALGCRTAVARIFGIKLSGFPAWFLWRTVYLFKMPGWARRVRVALDWTMSLFFRRSVVQLGIHERKALGSEEERLNEKEKNGKEAA from the coding sequence ATGATGGAAAGGAAAAGACGCGTGGTCGTGCTCGGCGGGGGATTCGCGGGCGCGTACTGCGCCCAGCAGCTTGAGCGGAGGGTCGACCGCAGCGCGACGGAAATCATTCTCATCGACAAGCGTAATTACTTCGTGTTCTATCCCCTCCTCGTCGAGGCGGGCACCGGAAGCCTGGAACCACGGCACGCCGTGGTCGCCCTCCGGCACTTCCTGAAGCATACCGTGTTTCGTATGGGTCGCGTGCAGTCCATCGACTTCGATCAGCGTCGCGTGCGTTTCATGCAGGAAGATCCGTTCGACAGTGGTGAACTGGAATATGATCACCTCGTCATCGCGCTGGGGAGTGTCACCAACCTGCCGCCGGTGGAGGGACTCCGTGAGCACGGCTTCGAACTCAAACAGCTGCGTGACGCCGTCGCTCTGCGCGACCGCGCCATACAGCTGCTGGAACTGGCCGACGCGACGGACGATGAAGCGAAGCGCCGTGCGCTGCTGCATTTCGTGGTCGTCGGCGGCAGCTTCACGGGCGTGGAAGTGGCCGGGGAATTCGATGTCTTTCTCAAGGAGGCCTCCCGTGACTACGCGAACGTGCGGGCGTCGGATTGCCGCATCACCCTGCTGGAAATGCAGGATCGCATTCTTCCCGCACTCGATGAAGAACTCAGTGCCTATGCATCCGAGCAGTTATCCCGCCGAGGCGTGGACATACGCACGGGACAGACAGTCTCCTCCGTGCATCGCGATCACGCGATGTGCAGCGATGGAGAGCGCCTCGACGCGCATACGCTCATCTGGGCGGCGGGTATCGCTCCCGCTCCGCTCATTTCGCACCTGGATGTTCCTACCGACGAACGAGGGTATATCCTCTGCGAACGCGATCTGAGAGTGAAGGGACACGAAGCGATCTGGGCGATCGGTGACTGCGCGGTGAACATTGATGCAAACGGAGACGCCTATCCCGCCACGGCGCAGCATGCCGTCCGTCAGGCTGAAGCTGCCGCGAAAAATATTGCCGCCGTACTTCGCGGAGAAAAAGCATCGCCCTGCGATATCAAACCGCGCGGAACGCTGGCCGCGCTCGGCTGCCGCACGGCGGTCGCACGCATTTTCGGTATCAAGCTCTCCGGCTTCCCGGCCTGGTTTCTCTGGCGAACGGTATACCTGTTCAAGATGCCCGGCTGGGCGCGCCGTGTGCGCGTGGCGCTGGACTGGACGATGTCGCTTTTCTTCCGCCGCTCCGTCGTGCAGCTCGGCATTCATGAGCGCAAGGCCCTGGGGAGTGAGGAGGAACGACTGAATGAAAAGGAAAAGAACGGAAAGGAGGCTGCATGA
- a CDS encoding aconitate hydratase, with amino-acid sequence MSRTVTEKLIAAHLVDGSMQAGEEIALRIDQTLTQDATGTLVMLEFERMGIGRVRTELSAQYVDHNLIQVDYRNPDDHLFLRSACRRFGVHFSRPGNGVSHPVHMERFGKPGKTLLGSDSHSCAAGSMGMLAIGAGGLDVAAAMAGEPYVLRMPRIMGVKLTGELPDWVSAKDIILEMLRRHDVDGGIGKIVEYYGPGLATLSAMDRHVIANMGAELGATTSVFPSDEQTRRFLRAQGREQDWQALAADEDAEYDLHDEIDLAQLEPLIAKPSSPGNVVPVREVAGKEIYQSMIGSSANPGMRDFAVPAMMLKGRSIPSQVSLDINPTSRQILQNLVEHGYLGSLLQSGARIHQSGCNGCIGMGQAPATGRISLRTVPRNFPGRSGTKEDQVYLCSPETAAASALTGTITDPRTLDMPYPRYEEPEQLILLEDIVDAPAPEDEDVDLVKGPNIVTLPEFDALPAILQGPVLLHLGDDISTDEIMPAGSRVLPFRSNIPEISRFTFAQIDEQFYDRAQAVKVQQIFIVAGENYGQGSSREHAALAPRYLGVRAVIAKGYARIHFQNLANFGILPLRFADAADHDRIEAGDVLLLEKLHDALQPGTPMTLRNTTKDEEYSVTNDLTQRDIDMIRAGSQMTRIRDRKGSA; translated from the coding sequence ATGTCCCGAACGGTCACGGAAAAACTTATCGCTGCGCATCTGGTGGATGGCAGCATGCAGGCGGGGGAGGAAATCGCGCTGCGTATCGATCAGACGCTGACGCAGGATGCGACGGGCACACTGGTGATGCTGGAATTCGAGCGCATGGGTATCGGACGCGTGCGCACCGAACTCTCGGCACAGTATGTCGACCACAACCTGATCCAGGTCGATTACAGAAATCCGGACGATCATCTCTTCCTGCGCAGTGCCTGCAGGCGTTTCGGCGTGCATTTCTCGCGTCCGGGCAACGGGGTGAGTCATCCCGTGCATATGGAGCGCTTCGGCAAACCCGGGAAAACGCTGCTGGGGTCCGACAGCCACAGCTGCGCCGCGGGCTCGATGGGCATGCTGGCCATCGGGGCGGGGGGACTCGATGTCGCCGCGGCCATGGCCGGGGAGCCGTACGTGCTGCGCATGCCGCGCATCATGGGCGTGAAGCTGACGGGAGAACTGCCGGACTGGGTGAGCGCGAAGGATATCATTCTCGAGATGCTTCGGCGGCATGATGTGGATGGGGGGATAGGAAAGATCGTTGAATACTATGGTCCCGGACTCGCAACGCTCTCGGCGATGGACCGCCATGTGATCGCGAATATGGGGGCGGAACTGGGTGCGACCACCAGCGTTTTTCCGTCGGATGAACAGACGCGGCGCTTCCTGCGCGCGCAGGGACGCGAGCAGGACTGGCAGGCGCTCGCGGCGGACGAGGACGCGGAATACGATCTGCATGACGAAATCGATCTCGCGCAGCTCGAACCGCTGATCGCGAAACCTTCGAGTCCGGGCAATGTCGTGCCCGTGCGCGAAGTCGCGGGCAAGGAAATCTACCAGTCCATGATCGGTTCGTCCGCCAATCCCGGCATGCGCGATTTCGCCGTGCCCGCCATGATGCTCAAGGGACGCAGTATTCCATCACAGGTTTCCCTCGATATTAATCCCACATCGCGACAGATTCTGCAGAACCTCGTAGAGCATGGATACCTCGGGAGCCTCCTGCAGTCCGGCGCGCGGATTCATCAGTCCGGCTGCAACGGCTGCATCGGCATGGGACAGGCACCGGCCACGGGACGGATCAGTCTGCGCACCGTGCCGCGGAATTTCCCCGGACGCTCGGGCACGAAAGAGGACCAGGTGTATCTCTGTTCCCCTGAAACCGCAGCTGCGTCGGCACTGACCGGAACAATCACCGATCCCCGCACGCTCGACATGCCGTATCCCCGCTACGAAGAGCCGGAGCAGCTCATCCTGCTCGAAGACATTGTGGATGCGCCTGCGCCGGAGGATGAAGATGTCGACCTCGTAAAGGGACCCAACATCGTCACACTGCCGGAATTCGATGCGCTGCCTGCGATCCTGCAGGGTCCGGTACTTCTGCATCTCGGCGACGACATCTCCACCGATGAGATCATGCCCGCCGGCTCGCGCGTGCTGCCCTTCCGCAGCAATATCCCGGAAATCAGCCGCTTTACTTTCGCTCAGATCGACGAGCAGTTTTACGACAGGGCGCAGGCGGTGAAGGTTCAGCAGATATTCATCGTGGCAGGGGAGAATTACGGACAGGGTTCCAGCCGTGAACATGCGGCGCTGGCGCCCCGGTATCTCGGCGTCCGCGCCGTGATCGCGAAAGGCTATGCGCGCATTCATTTCCAGAACCTCGCGAACTTCGGCATTCTGCCCCTGCGCTTCGCCGATGCGGCGGATCACGACCGCATTGAAGCGGGAGATGTGCTGCTGCTGGAGAAGCTGCATGACGCATTGCAGCCGGGCACGCCAATGACATTGCGCAACACGACGAAAGATGAAGAGTACAGCGTGACCAACGATCTGACGCAGCGGGATATCGACATGATTCGCGCGGGAAGTCAGATGACGCGCATCAGAGACAGGAAAGGCAGTGCATGA
- a CDS encoding T9SS type A sorting domain-containing protein — protein sequence MRLPWRSSTSLVRLSGSGQLDAATWLGGPSFFGGNCLRTDAAGNVFVMGFSSHQQWFVTPGTLDDTLETPNLAGDSTLIAVAVVKLTGDYTTVLRGTYIIEGSPHPWGISDVNIDSEGNLIFLVENPLVEIPAVNSWYVPQHGPVLVKIDSSLQRYVFTTGFISPSPGAWPNPSNIAIDAADNIIISGNTAYPNNFTLKNALSLGTPPSFLMKFHRAGGEPLFSSFLPLEILEDVADDTQSANTFTLECNDIAVFGRVRSPITTFYSPLDTVQGPQALLILDETGQTIRSFGYWHVDEKYIHNDSIYYGSGVFIDSAMDVGWSTYGFVRNRNLTFLGGILDRHADSLSPLRAIQPQFAGGKNDLFLFRTRLPGCVMLNCSLTMADTVRIVRQPSRVDPAQMTITAEITNVDLHRKAGEVECVLTLPAGLTLDPANQSLHRNPPAGVMAPSQTVSFSWTVRVDTTTISGKGVWVDVVTYFRDADLSTGGVPSSSPCEHHLYIEYEEYGQLDLSCSVTAPDHLSTSASEDGYVPDLFPVHCTLSNDGNLPVEVARFGLHFGGDIGGIPFPASSRYLPGTTLAPGDTHTVHWQARAQERADARTMRVQVIGEDEHGGILSFCETEVSVPGLAPLQCSVPGPLQVFIPEDTTGWIPDPIIGSVAFRQVLDTVLLDVMVEIDLSSCHSLQLGAGQQSGLGPLRLRTGEGDTLSWEMTLTDQPPGITYDTILYRLESGGGIHQRVCQQIVAITRLEEGVMCNLTAPDTLTAQEVEQRRLVDLDYRLVNTGTLPITVKRYELTFDAGSGIGCIDPATKNGRRLDAGKDTTFYWLLRAKLLRNDRMARCLVTAYAEDNSVLSVCSHEIWIPGIEGEVSCELRASDTLRFNRRLSQYEPNPLPVTLTLTNPFDGEETGFIAEIDHLQAGRLALEAGETIQKSIPSIAGASEAEITWLLIPQPASIAEDQEIIVRYRSDEQAEWKQCSVIIHIEAWPEETGTACATGGHDSLYADPYYERFIPDPLFVSYTATNTGTIALTGCEASIVLPPKFVLSGSDSTQLFTSPEFVNQQGGPVPPGTLLPNASCTRWWMITPSNQLTAAGPVNVTWQWRSDQQGNGDGCSSSIEVVFDSPGSVVLSPKHLYFEAERGGPLPAAQNVQLWTGGGLSMPWSMQPTETWLNANPLSGNLEATVVVQPNRTMLDVGGHAAALNVSAAPSNRSIAVTYVIRKSTSVGDPSLPAALTLEAWPQPVTIGGMLQVAIPGAGDESYRLSLYDMLGRERLSRTLEAGGQWRITVSGTQFTPGSYILRVTAEDGAQVSKLISVIR from the coding sequence GTGCGTCTACCATGGCGTTCATCCACGAGCCTGGTCAGACTGAGCGGCAGCGGACAGCTCGACGCTGCAACCTGGCTGGGGGGGCCTTCGTTTTTCGGTGGCAATTGCTTGAGAACGGACGCTGCAGGCAATGTCTTTGTCATGGGATTTTCTTCTCATCAACAGTGGTTCGTCACTCCCGGAACCCTTGATGATACTCTCGAGACACCGAATCTTGCCGGTGACAGCACGCTGATTGCGGTTGCAGTCGTGAAACTTACCGGAGACTACACTACAGTATTGCGAGGTACATACATCATTGAGGGGAGCCCTCATCCATGGGGTATTTCCGATGTAAACATCGATTCTGAGGGAAATCTCATCTTTTTAGTGGAAAACCCACTCGTCGAAATCCCTGCAGTCAACTCCTGGTATGTGCCGCAGCATGGTCCAGTGCTGGTGAAGATTGACAGCAGCCTGCAAAGGTATGTATTTACAACTGGATTTATTTCTCCCAGTCCGGGGGCATGGCCAAATCCATCGAATATTGCCATTGATGCGGCCGATAATATCATCATCTCTGGAAATACAGCCTATCCGAACAATTTTACCCTGAAAAATGCATTGAGTCTTGGAACCCCGCCTTCATTCCTGATGAAATTTCACAGAGCTGGTGGTGAACCGCTCTTTTCATCATTTCTGCCTCTGGAAATTCTCGAAGATGTTGCAGACGATACACAATCAGCAAATACATTTACTCTCGAATGCAACGATATTGCGGTCTTCGGCAGGGTGCGATCACCAATTACAACGTTTTATTCCCCGCTCGACACGGTTCAGGGACCACAGGCGCTGCTCATTCTGGACGAAACCGGACAGACCATACGGTCCTTCGGCTACTGGCATGTTGACGAAAAATATATCCATAATGATTCCATCTATTATGGCAGTGGTGTATTTATTGACTCGGCAATGGATGTTGGGTGGAGTACCTATGGCTTTGTACGCAACAGGAACCTGACGTTTCTCGGCGGCATCCTTGATCGACATGCGGACAGTCTCAGCCCGCTCCGGGCAATTCAACCGCAGTTTGCTGGCGGGAAAAATGATCTTTTCCTTTTTCGCACGCGACTGCCGGGCTGTGTGATGCTGAATTGCTCGCTAACAATGGCAGATACCGTGCGAATTGTTCGACAGCCCTCACGTGTGGATCCTGCGCAGATGACCATCACCGCGGAGATCACGAATGTCGACTTGCATCGTAAGGCCGGCGAGGTGGAATGTGTATTGACTCTTCCTGCCGGACTGACACTTGATCCTGCAAACCAATCGCTACATAGGAATCCCCCCGCAGGCGTCATGGCTCCATCACAAACTGTGTCATTTTCGTGGACTGTGAGGGTAGACACCACTACGATATCCGGCAAGGGCGTATGGGTTGATGTGGTCACGTATTTCAGAGATGCGGATTTATCGACCGGCGGAGTTCCTTCCTCTTCCCCCTGTGAACACCATCTTTACATTGAGTATGAAGAATACGGACAGTTGGACCTTTCATGTTCAGTCACGGCACCTGATCACCTGTCCACTTCTGCAAGCGAAGACGGCTACGTTCCGGACCTTTTTCCTGTGCATTGTACACTGAGTAACGACGGGAATCTGCCGGTCGAGGTGGCACGTTTCGGTCTCCACTTTGGCGGAGATATTGGTGGGATTCCGTTTCCAGCGTCATCACGATATCTTCCGGGGACCACGTTAGCACCAGGTGATACACATACGGTGCACTGGCAGGCCCGGGCGCAAGAACGTGCCGATGCACGAACTATGCGAGTACAGGTTATCGGTGAGGATGAGCATGGTGGAATTCTGAGTTTCTGCGAAACCGAAGTGTCTGTCCCCGGACTGGCCCCACTTCAGTGTTCGGTGCCAGGTCCTTTGCAGGTATTCATTCCCGAAGACACCACGGGGTGGATCCCGGATCCAATCATCGGAAGCGTCGCGTTTCGGCAGGTGCTCGACACCGTACTCCTCGATGTCATGGTCGAAATCGACCTCTCATCCTGCCATAGTTTGCAGCTCGGTGCAGGACAGCAATCCGGTCTTGGTCCACTGCGTCTGCGTACTGGAGAAGGAGACACGCTCAGCTGGGAAATGACTCTCACCGATCAGCCGCCCGGCATCACGTATGATACGATTCTTTACCGCCTGGAGTCCGGCGGCGGCATTCATCAGCGCGTATGTCAGCAGATCGTCGCCATCACGCGGCTGGAAGAAGGTGTCATGTGCAATCTTACCGCACCGGATACATTGACTGCGCAGGAAGTGGAACAGCGCCGCCTCGTGGATCTAGACTATCGGCTCGTGAATACCGGAACGTTGCCGATCACGGTGAAGCGGTATGAACTGACATTCGATGCTGGGAGTGGTATCGGTTGTATTGATCCGGCGACGAAAAATGGCAGAAGACTCGATGCAGGGAAGGACACGACGTTTTACTGGCTACTGCGTGCGAAACTGCTCCGCAACGACCGGATGGCGCGATGCCTCGTCACCGCGTACGCCGAGGACAATTCCGTTCTTTCTGTTTGCTCGCATGAAATCTGGATCCCCGGAATCGAAGGGGAAGTCTCCTGTGAGCTCCGCGCTTCGGATACACTTCGCTTCAATCGACGCCTGTCGCAGTACGAGCCGAATCCTCTTCCCGTTACGCTGACCCTGACCAATCCTTTCGATGGAGAGGAAACGGGTTTCATCGCTGAAATCGACCATTTGCAGGCTGGACGTTTAGCACTCGAGGCAGGGGAGACCATTCAGAAATCCATACCCTCAATTGCAGGTGCGTCGGAGGCTGAAATTACCTGGCTTCTTATCCCGCAGCCTGCCTCAATCGCCGAAGATCAGGAAATCATCGTGCGCTACCGTTCCGACGAGCAGGCGGAGTGGAAACAGTGCAGTGTGATTATTCACATCGAAGCCTGGCCGGAAGAAACGGGCACAGCCTGTGCGACCGGTGGACACGATTCCCTGTACGCCGATCCGTACTACGAACGCTTCATCCCTGATCCGCTCTTCGTCTCGTACACCGCAACAAATACCGGGACAATCGCTCTGACCGGCTGTGAGGCTTCGATTGTTCTTCCTCCCAAATTCGTCCTTTCCGGATCGGACAGCACACAGCTGTTCACATCACCGGAGTTTGTCAACCAGCAGGGCGGTCCTGTCCCTCCCGGCACACTTCTCCCGAACGCATCCTGCACACGGTGGTGGATGATAACGCCGTCCAATCAACTGACGGCAGCAGGACCTGTTAACGTAACCTGGCAATGGCGTTCCGATCAGCAGGGAAATGGTGATGGGTGCAGTTCGTCGATCGAAGTCGTCTTCGATTCCCCGGGCAGTGTCGTGCTCTCCCCGAAGCACCTGTACTTCGAAGCCGAACGCGGCGGACCGCTTCCAGCAGCGCAGAACGTGCAATTGTGGACGGGTGGAGGATTGTCCATGCCTTGGAGCATGCAGCCCACTGAAACATGGCTGAATGCAAATCCACTCTCCGGCAACCTCGAAGCCACGGTCGTTGTGCAGCCGAACCGCACGATGCTTGATGTGGGTGGACACGCGGCCGCACTGAACGTATCCGCGGCTCCATCGAATCGAAGCATCGCAGTGACATACGTGATCCGGAAGAGTACCAGCGTAGGCGATCCGTCGCTACCTGCCGCGTTAACCCTTGAAGCGTGGCCGCAACCGGTCACGATCGGGGGCATGCTGCAGGTGGCCATTCCAGGTGCGGGAGATGAGAGCTATCGGTTGTCGCTGTACGATATGCTCGGACGCGAACGCCTCTCCCGCACGCTCGAAGCTGGCGGTCAGTGGCGCATAACTGTGTCCGGCACGCAGTTCACTCCGGGAAGCTACATACTTCGCGTCACGGCGGAGGACGGTGCGCAGGTGTCGAAGCTTATATCGGTGATCAGATGA